The Gammaproteobacteria bacterium genome includes the window GTAAATGGGCACTGTCCCAATTGGGACAGTGCCCATTTACGAAGCATTGGCGCGGGTTGGCGGCAAGGTGCGCGACTTGTCTTGGTCTGTGATGTTCGAGGTGCTCCATGAGCAAGCAGAACAAGGGGTGGATTATTTCACCATCCATGCTGGCGTGCTTCGCTCACTGCTCCCGCACGCACAACATCGCGTCACCGGCATCGTTTCGCGTGGCGGTTCGATTCTCGCGCAATGGATGCAAATTCATCAACGGGAAAATTTTTTGTGGGAACACTTCGACGAAATTTGTCGCCTGTGCCGACAATACGATGTGTCGCTATCGTTGGGTGACGGATTACGGCCTGGCTCCATTGCCGATGCCAATGACGAGGCGCAATTCGGTGAACTCAGAGCGCTTGGCGAGTTGACGCAACAAGCATGGGCGCATGATGTCCAGGTGATGATTGAAGGCCCAGGGCATGTGCCGATGCACCTTATTGAAGAAAATATGCGCCAACAACTCAAGCACTGTCACGAAGCGCCATTTTATACGTTGGGCCCTCTCACCACAGACATTGCGCCAGGCTATGATCACATCACTTCGGCCATCGGTGCTGCTATGATCGGCTGGTTTGGCTGTGCCATGCTCTGCTATGTGACTCCTAAAGAACATCTCGGCCTTCCCAATCCCGAAGATGTGCGTGCCGGACTGATGGCCTATCGAATTGCCGCCCATGCGGCCGATTTGGCCAAAGGGCATCCGTTTGCCCCCATGCGTGATCGCGCGCTGTCTGAGGCACGCTTTGCCTTTCGTTGGGAAGACCAGTTCAATCTTGGCCTTGACCCGGTAACGGCTCAACGTTATCACGATGAGACCCTGCCACAGGCGGGCGCCAAATCCGCACGTTTCTGCTCGATGTGCGGACCACAGTTTTGTTCGATGCGCATCTCGCAGGATGCCTACCAGCAAATCCCTGTGGCTTCGGATACTGAGTAAATGATGACGCAGACCACACCGATTCTGTGGGCAATTGGAGGGCACGATAACACCGGTCGCGCGGGCGTGTCGGCGGACGCCCAAGTGGCGCAAGCACTGAGCGTTCACCTGTGTCCCATCGTGACCATAGTGACAGCGCAAACCGACAACACGGCGCGTATCCTGAGCGAAATATCGGTTGAGCACTTGATTGAACAATGTGCATCTGCGCTGGCGCTCGGCACGCCATCCGCCATCAAAGTCGGTGCCATCACTGGGCCGCAAATGCGAGCACTCGCGCACTGGCTTCACGCCAAAGGATTAGACCATACGCCGCTGATTTGGGATCCGATCACGCACAGTTCCAC containing:
- the thiC gene encoding phosphomethylpyrimidine synthase, with amino-acid sequence MGTVPIGTVPIYEALARVGGKVRDLSWSVMFEVLHEQAEQGVDYFTIHAGVLRSLLPHAQHRVTGIVSRGGSILAQWMQIHQRENFLWEHFDEICRLCRQYDVSLSLGDGLRPGSIADANDEAQFGELRALGELTQQAWAHDVQVMIEGPGHVPMHLIEENMRQQLKHCHEAPFYTLGPLTTDIAPGYDHITSAIGAAMIGWFGCAMLCYVTPKEHLGLPNPEDVRAGLMAYRIAAHAADLAKGHPFAPMRDRALSEARFAFRWEDQFNLGLDPVTAQRYHDETLPQAGAKSARFCSMCGPQFCSMRISQDAYQQIPVASDTE